CCGCACTCGACTGCTGCCGCGCGCAGCCCGCGCTCGGTCAAGTCCCCGGCGGCTTCCGCCTTGCGCCAGCACCGGCGGACCGCCTCGTCGCCGTGCTCGCGCTGGACGGCGACGAGCGGGCGCAGCGGCTGCTCCTTGAGTTGGCGGCGGGTGATGGGCGAGAGGGCTCGTACGACCGGCGCCACTCGGATGATCTTGTTCATGTAGTCGCCGCTGCGCCCGTTGAGCGCGCGGCCCCACTTGTCGAACGTCGAGTAGCCGGCGACCCGGTACAGCTCTTCGTCGCGCACGATCCGGTAGGGCTCGCCCACCCACAGCAGGTATTGCTGGGTGATCCGCTCGGTGGCCAGCTCGGTACGCCGGTCCGCGTCCTGGATAGCCCCCGTGCAGTACGCCAGCCGCTCGGCGGGATCGGTGCTCGTCGGCGGCGAGAACAGGGTGACAGCCGGGAGATCCGGAAGACTATTAGTCTTTTCGTCTTCCTGACGAGATCCGTTGACCTGCGAAGACTCCGCCTGCGGCACGGAAGACCGCGGAGACGGCGCGGAAGACTGCGGCCGGACCGTCTGCCGACGCGGCTCGACCTCCGTGCCCACCGCCGCGTTCGCCAGCTGCTCGGCGATGCTCGTACGGGTCCCCGCCATCACGCCTGCACCGCCTCGGCGTCCGCGCCGGCCTGGACGGGCAGACGCGTCTCCGCGCCCCGCAGGCCGTGCTCGAGCGCGAACCGGTAGAAGTCTTCGCGTGCCTGGAGCTCCACCCGGTTGTTGTTGTACTGGGTGACCACCTTGGTGGCGTTGGTGTGCACGCGGTACCGGCGGATCACCGTCTGTGCCACCGGATAGCCGTGCTTCTCACACCAGCCGCGGGTGCCCTCCACGTAGGCGATGCCTTCGGCCGGCGCCCAGTTGTTGATGACCACCTGGAACGGGACACCGAGCGGCTTGAGCACCCACTCGATCGTCTGCCACGTCGCCTCGTAGCAGTCCACCTCGGTCATCATCGGCACGATGACGTCGTCCGCCTGGTCCAGCAACGCCCGCAGGATCCGCCCGTACTTGTCCTCCCCCAGCGGATCCCTGCCGCTGGTCGGATCGATCTCGGCCCAGCCCGGGGTGTCCACGAAGACGTGCGCGTACGGCAGCCGCTTCAGCAGCGCGATGTTCTCGACGTCGTCCGAGATGTCGAGGATGTCGAACGGCTGCTCAGCCAGCCGCGCCGCCCGCCACAGCGCCGTCCCCTGCGGGTCCGCCGACGCCACCGCCACATGCGGCTGCCCGTCCGGCCGCGGCCCCCGCACATCCGCGCAGACCGCCCCCATGTTCAGGCTGATCAACGACTTGCCGACACCGCCCTTGCGGTTCATCACGACATGGATCTTCGCCACGCCCAGGACCTCCGTTCGCTTCACCGCCCCCATGAGCGGCTACTTCGGGTCCGGACAGTCTGTCAGGCAGCCCCGTCTGTACCTTGTATGGCCATCTGATCTCCTACATCCCGTCCACCCGGACGGCCCCGAGGCGCTCCCCCGCGCCTAGTCAGCGGGCCTACATATCGGCATCAACGCCATCTGCCTGTAGGTCAGGATGTAGGGAACCGAGTACGATCGGGGTGCGAGTGTAGACACAGCGTCTACGTAATGAAGGGCCCCTTCACCGGGCTGCCACCCAGGTCAGAGGCCCTTCTTCGCGATACAGCAGGAGCCCCGGTCGCGCACCAGTCGACCGGGTTTCTTGTTTCCCCGATCATTGCGACCTCGCTCACGCCGCTCCCTGCTAGGAGCAGCGCTGAATCACGATCTTGGCGAGTACCGCCAGCACCGGTGACCAGTCGAGCAGGATCTGCCAGAGCCTCTGCTGCCGTTCCCGGCGCCGCTCGGCGGCTTCCTTCTCGTCTTCGTCGTCCGATGAAGCGGGTGTCTCACCAATCATCTGGTCCTCCGCGATGTCCAGTAGGTGCCCGATTGCCGGATGGCTGACCGGGCCTCCACTACGAGGGACCTCTCGACCATCCTCGTGGTGGAGCTCGAGCGGACCTCTGCGGAAGACCAGGAGCAAGCATAAGGCGCACTCCTTGGCGGACACCCCCCCAACAACGTCAACTAAGCCTGTGAGCTGCGCTTTTGGTGCCAAAGTAATGTGCGCGCATTGACAAACCGTTATGTGGCCTGCGTCACAAAGCTCGAGAGGCTGAGGGCTGAGCGGAAGTAACTCCCCAGAGAGCCCTTGTCGTTGACCGTGCGTGGCCGAATCCGTGGCGGCGTCGCCCTCACCGCCGCCGTCGCCCTCGGCGCCGCGACCCGCGGTCGGCCCGATACGCCGGTCCGCGTCCTGGATGGCGCTCGTGCGGTACACCAGCCAGGGCGGGAAGGAGCGGCGGGCACGGGGACGCCTCGGGGGTCGGGCGCCCGGATCCTTTTCTCGCGCGGGTCGGCGGGGCCGCGCGCGGCCGGGGCCAGACACCCCGGCACCAGGACACGGGTCTGGTCGTTCACCGTGCATGGCCGACCCCGTGATCGTCACCGTGCAGTACACCCCGCCCGGCGCCGCCGACAGCCTCCGCCTGGAGCTGCATGCCGAACCCGGTGCCCGCCTCACCCTCCAGCTCGGCGCTCGCACCACGCCGGCCTCCGTCCCCACCCAGCCCCAGCCCACCGACTGGGAAGACCTGTCCGGCCGCCCCAAGCCCCCCGCTTCTCCCGACTGGGCAGACCTGTCGGGCATTCGAGACTGGGATCTGCCCGGCCTCCCGGCCGAGTGCGCGCCCGGGCGCAGGCCTGAGCTGCTCACCGACTCGCAGGTCACCGCCCGCCTCCGCTACGGCTACGAGCAGGGATGGACGCAACGGCGCATCGGAGCCTTCGCGGGCCGCGCTGCGGGCACCGTGCACAAGTACGTCGAGCGTTTCCGGGCAGAAAGCAAAAAGTGAGGCCGGGGCGTAAATTCGGGTCGGTTGTGGCGCCCTCGGGGCGGTTTTCAGTCCGGGGGTGTTTCGTGTTTACGGTCGGATTCCTGGGAGGCTGTCAACGGTGTTAGGGGCGACCGATGGTATTTCTCTGGGACGGCTGACGGGGTGTCAGTGTGGGTTGGTGGGGTCGTCCTCGACCCGTCTCATGAGTGTGGGGTCTCCCGTGCGGGGTGGCTCGGCGAGTCTGCCGGGAGGGTGTGCAACACGGCCTGGGCCACGGC
The genomic region above belongs to Streptomyces misionensis and contains:
- a CDS encoding ParA family protein, producing MKRTEVLGVAKIHVVMNRKGGVGKSLISLNMGAVCADVRGPRPDGQPHVAVASADPQGTALWRAARLAEQPFDILDISDDVENIALLKRLPYAHVFVDTPGWAEIDPTSGRDPLGEDKYGRILRALLDQADDVIVPMMTEVDCYEATWQTIEWVLKPLGVPFQVVINNWAPAEGIAYVEGTRGWCEKHGYPVAQTVIRRYRVHTNATKVVTQYNNNRVELQAREDFYRFALEHGLRGAETRLPVQAGADAEAVQA
- a CDS encoding helix-turn-helix domain-containing protein, translating into MADPVIVTVQYTPPGAADSLRLELHAEPGARLTLQLGARTTPASVPTQPQPTDWEDLSGRPKPPASPDWADLSGIRDWDLPGLPAECAPGRRPELLTDSQVTARLRYGYEQGWTQRRIGAFAGRAAGTVHKYVERFRAESKK